From a single Aedes albopictus strain Foshan unplaced genomic scaffold, AalbF5 HiC_scaffold_656, whole genome shotgun sequence genomic region:
- the LOC109417616 gene encoding chymotrypsin-2, with product MRSHVGLVKFAILFIVGHVFANQNATLRNSTTNLREFVVNGGDAGITPYQVSLQQGGSHFCGGAIIDRRWILTAAHCLMDLRPSEMTVVAGTTRLSRGGSRMRAERFVVHPRYDRSRAANDIGLVQIRGIFLWLSNRVGKIELGKEFVPAGTEATITGWGGTLQSGGPLSDKLQYARLRVIGELQCQTVLANIGDWILCTYTREGQGICGGDSGSPLVSDGKVIGIASFGVGYLPGEGCAAGFPDGFARVSHFYNWIRETTQRRRIWPFGW from the exons ATGCGAAGTCACGTCGGATTAGTGAAGTTTGCAATACTGTTCATTGTCGGCCACGTTTTTGCCAACCAAAATGCAACTCTACGGAACTCTACCACAAATTTGCGAGAATTTGTGGTCAACGGAGGCGACGCAGGTATAACGCCGTACCAGGTTTCCCTGCAGCAAGGTGGAAGTCATTTCTGTGGCGGAGCGATCATCGACCGCAGATGGATTCTAACGGCGGCCCATTGTCTCATGGA CCTAAGACCCAGCGAAATGACGGTGGTCGCTGGGACGACCCGGCTCTCCAGGGGCGGTTCCCGAATGCGAGCTGAGAGATTCGTAGTCCATCCCCGGTACGACCGTTCGCGAGCGGCAAACGACATCGGTCTGGTACAGATCCGAGGGATATTCCTATGGCTTTCGAATCGCGTTGGTAAAATTGAACTCGGTAAGGAGTTCGTCCCGGCGGGAACGGAGGCCACCATTACCGGATGGGGTGGAACGCTGCAAAGTGGAGGTCCGTTGTCGGACAAGCTGCAGTACGCCCGTCTGAGGGTGATTGGCGAATTACAATGCCAAACGGTGTTGGCCAACATCGGAGATTGGATTTTGTGCACGTACACTAGAGAAGGACAAGGCATTTGTGGG GGTGACTCTGGCAGTCCTCTGGTGAGTGACGGTAAAGTGATCGGAATCGCAAGCTTTGGCGTGGGATACCTACCGGGTGAAGGCTGCGCAGCTGGATTTCCGGATGGATTCGCCAGGGTTTCTCATTTCTACAACTGGATCCGTGAGACCACGCAGAGACGACGGATTTGGCCTTTCGGATGGTAA